One Nostocoides sp. HKS02 genomic window carries:
- the coaBC gene encoding bifunctional phosphopantothenoylcysteine decarboxylase/phosphopantothenate--cysteine ligase CoaBC — protein sequence MPSQPGSDRTPPRPPTARTARIVLGVGGGIAAYKACSLLRLFTEAGHDVTVVPTASALRFVGAPTWEALSGKPVHTDVWSDVPQVPHVRLGQSADLVVVAPATADLLAKAAHGLADDLLTNVLLTARCPVVMAPAMHTEMWDHAATQANVSTLTERGVHIIPPASGRLTGADTGPGRLPDPDDLYAVCARILAHGTAAVDHAVRQDGIPGDHPTGPLRGRTVVVTAGGTREPLDPVRFLGNRSSGKQGYAVARIAARRGADVVLISANTELTAPPGVVVVPVQTALDLQEAVEKAATDADVVVMAAAVADFRPAHYLDAKIKKSHDPADPDAAPTIALVRNPDILARLVESRGEEANPVIVGFAAETGDDQGSVLDHGRDKLARKGCDLLVVNEVGADKTFGQDVNTVHILRQGSSHVVDAGPATKDEIAAAVWDAVQEIL from the coding sequence GTGCCCTCACAGCCGGGCAGCGACAGGACACCGCCGCGACCGCCGACCGCGCGCACCGCGCGCATCGTGCTCGGCGTCGGCGGCGGCATCGCGGCCTACAAGGCCTGCTCGCTGCTGCGCCTGTTCACCGAGGCCGGGCACGACGTCACCGTCGTCCCGACGGCGTCGGCCCTGCGCTTCGTCGGGGCCCCCACGTGGGAGGCGCTGTCCGGCAAGCCGGTCCACACCGACGTGTGGAGCGACGTCCCGCAGGTGCCGCACGTGCGCCTCGGCCAGAGCGCCGACCTGGTCGTGGTCGCGCCTGCCACGGCCGACCTGCTCGCCAAGGCGGCCCACGGGCTCGCCGATGACCTACTGACGAACGTCCTGCTCACCGCACGCTGCCCCGTGGTCATGGCTCCCGCCATGCACACCGAGATGTGGGACCACGCCGCCACCCAGGCCAACGTCTCGACGCTCACCGAGCGGGGCGTGCACATCATCCCGCCGGCATCGGGGCGGCTGACCGGCGCCGACACCGGTCCCGGCCGGCTGCCCGACCCCGACGACCTGTACGCCGTGTGCGCCCGGATCCTCGCCCACGGCACCGCCGCGGTCGACCACGCCGTCCGGCAGGACGGCATACCCGGGGACCACCCCACGGGCCCCCTGCGGGGCCGCACCGTCGTGGTCACGGCCGGAGGCACCCGTGAGCCGCTCGACCCGGTGCGGTTCCTGGGCAACCGCAGCTCGGGCAAGCAGGGGTATGCCGTGGCCCGCATCGCCGCGCGGCGCGGGGCCGACGTCGTCCTCATCAGCGCGAACACCGAGCTGACGGCCCCGCCCGGTGTCGTCGTCGTGCCGGTGCAGACCGCGCTCGACCTCCAGGAGGCGGTCGAGAAGGCCGCGACCGACGCGGACGTCGTCGTCATGGCCGCCGCCGTGGCGGACTTCCGACCGGCGCACTACCTCGACGCCAAGATCAAGAAGTCCCACGACCCGGCCGACCCGGACGCCGCCCCGACGATCGCGCTGGTCCGCAACCCCGACATCCTCGCCCGGCTCGTCGAGTCGCGCGGTGAGGAGGCGAACCCGGTCATCGTGGGTTTCGCCGCCGAGACCGGCGACGACCAGGGCAGCGTGCTCGACCACGGCCGCGACAAGCTCGCCCGCAAGGGCTGTGACCTGCTCGTGGTCAACGAGGTCGGTGCGGACAAGACCTTCGGTCAGGACGTCAACACGGTCCACATCCTGCGCCAGGGCTCGAGCCACGTGGTCGACGCAGGGCCCGCCACCAAGGACGAGATCGCTGCCGCAGTGTGGGACGCCGTGCAGGAGATCCTCTGA
- the rpoZ gene encoding DNA-directed RNA polymerase subunit omega — MSGTVANPIGITNPPIDDLLTKADSKYALVIYSAKRARQINAYYSQLQEGLLEYVGPLVDSQVHEKPMSIALREINQGLLTSEPIES; from the coding sequence GTGTCTGGAACCGTCGCGAACCCGATCGGCATCACCAACCCGCCGATCGACGACCTGCTCACCAAGGCTGACTCGAAGTACGCCCTGGTCATCTACTCGGCCAAGCGCGCGCGCCAGATCAATGCGTACTACAGCCAGCTCCAGGAGGGCCTGCTCGAGTACGTCGGCCCGCTGGTGGACTCCCAGGTCCACGAGAAGCCCATGTCGATCGCGCTGCGCGAGATCAACCAGGGGCTGCTCACCTCCGAGCCCATCGAGAGCTGA